The Streptomyces phaeolivaceus genome has a window encoding:
- the lipB gene encoding lipoyl(octanoyl) transferase LipB, which translates to MSGLRFVRMGFGAEMVEYQEAWDEQRRVHAARFADEVPDTVLLLEHPPVYTAGRRTADSERPLDGTPVVDVDRGGKITWHGPGQLVGYPIQKLPRPVDVVAHVRRLEEALIRTCAEFGVETTRVEGRSGVWVLGDPVERRLGGLSLDLDPRMTDDEFDPRMNGPEYAPSNAGQRREDRKIAAIGIRVAKGVTMHGFALNVNPDNKWFDRIIPCGIRDAGVASLAGELGRDITIAEVLPVAERHLRDVLEDADLKPRVVERASA; encoded by the coding sequence GTGAGTGGGTTGCGGTTCGTCCGCATGGGGTTCGGCGCGGAGATGGTCGAGTACCAGGAGGCGTGGGACGAGCAGCGCCGGGTGCACGCCGCCCGCTTCGCCGACGAGGTCCCCGACACCGTGCTGCTCCTGGAGCACCCCCCGGTCTACACGGCCGGGCGGCGCACGGCCGACAGCGAGCGCCCCCTCGACGGCACGCCCGTCGTCGACGTCGACCGCGGCGGCAAGATCACCTGGCACGGGCCGGGCCAGCTGGTGGGCTATCCCATCCAGAAGCTCCCCCGCCCGGTGGACGTGGTCGCGCACGTACGGCGTCTGGAAGAGGCCCTGATCCGTACGTGTGCGGAGTTCGGCGTGGAGACGACCCGGGTCGAGGGCCGCAGCGGGGTGTGGGTGCTCGGCGATCCGGTCGAGCGGCGGCTCGGCGGGCTCTCGCTGGACCTCGATCCCCGGATGACCGACGACGAGTTCGATCCGCGGATGAACGGGCCGGAGTACGCGCCGTCCAACGCGGGGCAGCGGCGTGAGGACCGCAAGATCGCGGCGATCGGGATCCGGGTCGCGAAGGGGGTCACGATGCACGGGTTCGCGCTCAACGTGAACCCCGACAACAAGTGGTTCGACCGGATCATCCCCTGCGGTATCCGTGACGCCGGGGTCGCGTCCCTCGCGGGTGAGCTGGGGCGGGACATCACCATCGCCGAGGTGCTGCCCGTGGCCGAGCGGCATCTGCGGGATGTTCTGGAGGACGCGGATCTGAAGCCGCGGGTGGTGGAGCGGGCGTCGGCGTAG
- the lipA gene encoding lipoyl synthase, whose product MSAVAPDGRKMLRLEVRNAQTPIERKPEWIKTRAKMGPEYTKMQALVKGEGLHTVCQEAGCPNIYECWEDREATFLIGGDQCTRRCDFCQIDTGKPEALDRDEPRRVGESVVTMDLNYATITGVARDDLEDGGAWLYAETVRQIHQQTAERADGRTKVELLAPDFNAVPELLEEVFASRPEVFAHNVETVPRIFKRIRPGFRYERSLKVITEARDYGLVTKSNLILGMGETREEVSEALKQLHDAGCELVTITQYLRPSVRHHPVERWVKPQEFVELKQEADEIGFSGVMSGPLVRSSYRAGRLYQMAVEKRGAYVASQAV is encoded by the coding sequence GTGTCCGCAGTCGCACCGGACGGACGCAAGATGCTGCGCCTGGAGGTCCGGAACGCCCAGACCCCCATCGAGCGCAAGCCCGAGTGGATCAAGACCCGGGCGAAAATGGGCCCCGAGTACACGAAGATGCAGGCCCTGGTGAAGGGCGAGGGGCTGCACACCGTCTGCCAGGAAGCCGGATGTCCCAACATCTATGAGTGCTGGGAGGACCGCGAGGCCACCTTCCTCATCGGCGGCGACCAGTGCACCAGGCGCTGCGACTTCTGCCAGATCGACACCGGCAAGCCCGAGGCGCTGGACCGCGACGAGCCCCGCCGCGTCGGCGAGTCCGTGGTCACCATGGACCTGAACTACGCCACGATCACCGGCGTCGCCCGCGACGACCTGGAGGACGGCGGCGCCTGGCTCTACGCCGAGACGGTCCGCCAGATCCACCAGCAGACCGCCGAGCGCGCGGACGGCCGGACCAAGGTCGAGCTGCTGGCCCCCGACTTCAACGCCGTACCGGAGCTGCTGGAGGAGGTCTTCGCCTCCCGCCCCGAGGTCTTCGCGCACAACGTCGAGACGGTCCCCCGGATCTTCAAGCGCATCCGCCCCGGCTTCCGCTACGAGCGCTCCCTGAAGGTCATCACCGAGGCCCGTGACTACGGTCTGGTCACGAAGTCGAACCTGATCCTCGGCATGGGCGAGACCCGCGAGGAGGTCAGCGAGGCGCTGAAGCAACTGCACGACGCCGGCTGCGAGCTGGTCACCATCACCCAGTACCTGCGTCCGAGCGTCCGCCACCACCCCGTGGAGCGCTGGGTCAAGCCGCAGGAGTTCGTCGAGCTGAAGCAGGAGGCCGACGAGATCGGCTTCTCCGGTGTGATGTCCGGCCCGCTGGTCCGTTCCTCGTACCGGGCCGGCCGCCTCTACCAGATGGCCGTCGAGAAGCGCGGCGCGTACGTCGCCTCGCAGGCCGTCTGA
- a CDS encoding SCO2195 family GlnR-regulated protein, producing the protein MQAAPVRATAIPSFTDALRAVESLLMSSGQRTARRNAWTSVLEDRRRAKDRVETERVLEAAVTSRTS; encoded by the coding sequence ATGCAGGCCGCACCCGTTCGTGCCACAGCGATCCCGTCGTTCACCGATGCACTCCGTGCCGTCGAGTCGCTGCTCATGAGCAGTGGTCAGCGCACCGCCCGTCGCAACGCCTGGACCTCCGTCCTGGAGGACCGCCGCCGCGCCAAGGACCGCGTCGAGACCGAGCGCGTCCTCGAAGCGGCCGTCACCTCACGCACCTCGTAA
- a CDS encoding DUF4191 domain-containing protein produces MARKEPAADAANPGRLKQIALTYKMTRRADKKIGLVLAAVGIITFGVFLAIGFLIGHPIYLGILGLLLAFLATAIVFGRRAERAAFGQMEGQPGAAAAVLDNVGRGWTTTPAVAMNRSQDVVHRAVGKAGIVLVAEGNPNRVKSLLAAEKRKMARIVADVPVHDLVVGTGEGRTELKKLRTTMLKLPRVLSGPQVTATNDRLRAMGDLMSNMPLPKGPMPKGMRMPKGGPKAR; encoded by the coding sequence ATGGCGAGGAAGGAACCCGCAGCGGACGCTGCGAACCCCGGGCGACTCAAGCAGATCGCTCTGACGTACAAGATGACCCGCAGGGCCGACAAGAAGATCGGTCTTGTACTCGCGGCTGTCGGAATCATCACCTTCGGTGTCTTCCTCGCGATCGGTTTCTTGATCGGTCACCCCATCTATCTCGGCATCCTGGGCCTCCTGCTCGCCTTCCTCGCGACGGCGATCGTGTTCGGACGGCGGGCCGAGCGGGCCGCGTTCGGGCAGATGGAGGGCCAGCCGGGGGCCGCCGCGGCGGTCCTGGACAACGTGGGCCGTGGCTGGACCACGACGCCCGCGGTGGCGATGAACCGCAGCCAGGACGTGGTGCACCGGGCCGTCGGCAAGGCCGGCATCGTCCTGGTCGCCGAGGGCAACCCGAACCGGGTCAAGAGCCTGCTGGCCGCCGAGAAGCGGAAGATGGCCCGCATCGTGGCGGACGTCCCGGTGCACGACCTGGTCGTGGGCACCGGCGAGGGCCGGACCGAGCTGAAGAAGCTGCGCACGACGATGCTCAAGCTGCCGCGCGTGCTCTCCGGCCCCCAGGTGACCGCCACCAACGACCGGCTGCGCGCGATGGGCGACCTGATGAGCAACATGCCACTCCCCAAGGGCCCGATGCCCAAGGGCATGCGCATGCCGAAGGGCGGCCCGAAGGCCCGCTGA
- a CDS encoding RDD family protein, with protein sequence MDKRQALGSWLSGPREAAEAAGVDFGYRGEQLGLPEEGPGSIARPGRRLGALAVDWGLCLLIAYGLITDGYDQATSNWALLVFFLLHALTLGTVGFTPGKRLFGLRVVAEGTGTVTPWRAVVRTLLLCLAIPALVWDRDGRGLHDRLARTVEVRI encoded by the coding sequence GTGGACAAGAGGCAAGCACTCGGATCGTGGCTCTCCGGCCCCCGCGAAGCCGCGGAGGCGGCCGGAGTCGACTTCGGATACAGGGGAGAGCAGCTCGGTCTGCCGGAGGAGGGGCCCGGCTCCATCGCCCGCCCCGGCCGCCGCCTCGGGGCCCTCGCCGTCGACTGGGGCCTGTGCCTGTTGATCGCATACGGCCTCATCACCGACGGCTACGACCAGGCCACCAGCAACTGGGCCCTGCTCGTCTTCTTCCTGCTGCACGCCCTCACCCTGGGCACGGTCGGCTTCACGCCGGGCAAGCGCCTCTTCGGCCTGCGTGTCGTCGCCGAGGGCACCGGCACGGTCACCCCCTGGCGCGCCGTCGTCCGCACGCTCCTGCTCTGCCTCGCCATCCCCGCCCTGGTCTGGGACCGCGACGGACGCGGCCTGCACGACCGGCTGGCCCGCACGGTCGAGGTGCGGATCTAG
- the glnA gene encoding type I glutamate--ammonia ligase has translation MFQNADEAKKYIADEDVKFVDVRFCDLPGVMQHFTIPAEAFDPAEELAFDGSSIRGFQAIHESDMALRADLSTARVDPFRRDKTVNINFFIHDPITGEQYSRDPRNVAKKAEAYLASTGIADTAYFGPEAEFYVFDSVRFATSANESFYHIDSEAGAWNTGALEDNRGYKVRYKGGYFPTPPVDHFADLRAEISLELAKSGLQVERQHHEVGTAGQAEINYKFNTLLAAADDLQLFKYIVKNVAWRNGKTATFMPKPIFGDNGSGMHVHQSLWTGGQPLFYDEAGYAGLSDTARFYIGGILKHAPSLLAFTNPTVNSYHRLVPGFEAPVNLVYSQRNRSAAMRIPITGSNPKAKRVEFRAPDSSGNPYLAFSALLLAGLDGIKNKIEPAEPIDKDLYELAPEEHAGVPQVPTSLPAVLDSLERDHEFLLQGDVFTPDLIETWIDYKRANEIAPLQLRPHPHEFELYFDV, from the coding sequence ATGTTCCAGAACGCCGACGAGGCCAAGAAGTACATCGCGGACGAGGACGTCAAGTTCGTCGACGTCCGCTTCTGCGACCTGCCGGGTGTGATGCAGCACTTCACGATCCCGGCGGAGGCCTTCGACCCGGCCGAGGAGCTCGCGTTCGACGGCTCCTCGATCCGAGGCTTCCAGGCCATCCACGAGTCCGACATGGCGCTGCGCGCCGACCTGTCCACCGCGCGCGTCGACCCGTTCCGCCGCGACAAGACGGTCAACATCAACTTCTTCATCCACGACCCGATCACGGGCGAGCAGTACTCCCGTGACCCGCGGAACGTGGCGAAGAAGGCGGAGGCGTACCTGGCGTCCACCGGTATCGCCGACACGGCGTACTTCGGCCCCGAGGCCGAGTTCTACGTCTTCGACAGCGTGCGTTTCGCCACCTCGGCGAACGAGTCCTTCTACCACATCGACTCCGAGGCGGGCGCCTGGAACACCGGTGCGCTGGAGGACAACCGCGGCTACAAGGTCCGCTACAAGGGCGGCTACTTCCCGACCCCGCCGGTCGACCACTTCGCCGACCTGCGTGCCGAGATCTCCCTGGAGCTGGCCAAGTCCGGCCTCCAGGTCGAGCGCCAGCACCACGAGGTGGGCACCGCCGGCCAGGCCGAGATCAACTACAAGTTCAACACGCTGCTCGCCGCGGCCGACGACCTCCAGCTCTTCAAGTACATCGTGAAGAACGTGGCCTGGCGCAACGGCAAGACCGCGACCTTCATGCCGAAGCCGATCTTCGGTGACAACGGCTCGGGCATGCACGTCCACCAGTCGCTGTGGACCGGCGGCCAGCCGCTCTTCTACGACGAGGCCGGTTACGCGGGCCTGTCGGACACCGCCCGCTTCTACATCGGCGGCATCCTCAAGCACGCCCCGTCGCTGCTGGCCTTCACCAACCCGACGGTGAACTCGTACCACCGCCTGGTGCCCGGCTTCGAGGCCCCGGTCAACCTGGTCTACTCGCAGCGCAACCGCTCCGCGGCCATGCGTATCCCGATCACGGGTTCGAACCCGAAGGCCAAGCGCGTCGAGTTCCGCGCGCCCGACTCCTCCGGCAACCCGTACCTCGCCTTCTCGGCCCTGCTGCTCGCGGGCCTCGACGGCATCAAGAACAAGATCGAGCCGGCCGAGCCGATCGACAAGGACCTCTACGAGCTGGCCCCCGAGGAGCACGCGGGCGTCCCGCAGGTCCCGACCTCCCTCCCGGCCGTCCTCGACTCGCTGGAGCGCGACCACGAGTTCCTCCTCCAGGGCGACGTCTTCACGCCGGACCTGATCGAGACCTGGATCGACTACAAGCGCGCCAACGAGATCGCCCCGCTGCAGCTGCGCCCGCACCCGCACGAGTTCGAGCTGTACTTCGACGTGTGA
- a CDS encoding SCO2583/SCO2584 N-terminal domain-containing protein yields MPEQDDDEREFDIKWADNAELKEPSARARMLAARWKENPPAPQPFRADPGPREPRRSSWVSTVIVFGCVAGLIALIGYVNYRSS; encoded by the coding sequence ATGCCCGAACAGGACGACGACGAGCGTGAGTTCGACATCAAGTGGGCGGACAACGCGGAGCTGAAGGAGCCCTCGGCGCGGGCCCGGATGCTGGCCGCGCGCTGGAAGGAGAACCCGCCCGCGCCCCAGCCCTTCCGCGCCGACCCCGGCCCGAGGGAGCCGCGGCGGTCCTCGTGGGTGTCGACGGTGATCGTGTTCGGGTGCGTGGCGGGTCTGATCGCGCTCATCGGATACGTCAACTATCGGTCCTCCTAA
- a CDS encoding phosphotransferase family protein, with amino-acid sequence MGFDDQEWAATRAWVAEQLPEGRVVLNWADLRGGWSSTMRRLTLDDGTGLVLRSFVKPFFRLHAPGLLNREAAMFTLLAPYDGIPTPRLYAVDPGGELAGHPSLLMSLLPGSVRVTADADLEERLDLLAGQLARIHAVVPVERPRTYQAWTSPERVTTAGGALWERAVDVIRREPPAWEGCFLHRDFHPGNVLFTGGVGGGGGGGGLGISGVVDWVETSWGPADLDVAHCATALALLFGAEYGVGFGERYEAWGGRRLARGREHLYWRLLDALAYAPDAEKLAGPWRELGRGDLTPGVLGVRLEEYVGGLWERYG; translated from the coding sequence ATGGGATTCGACGATCAGGAGTGGGCGGCGACCCGGGCGTGGGTGGCCGAGCAGCTGCCCGAGGGCCGCGTGGTACTGAACTGGGCCGATCTACGGGGTGGTTGGTCCTCGACGATGCGCCGGCTGACGCTCGACGACGGGACGGGGCTCGTCCTGCGGTCGTTCGTGAAACCGTTCTTCCGGCTGCACGCTCCCGGGCTGTTGAACCGTGAGGCAGCGATGTTCACCCTGCTCGCGCCGTACGACGGCATTCCCACGCCACGCCTGTACGCCGTCGACCCGGGCGGCGAACTCGCCGGTCATCCCTCGCTGTTGATGTCCCTGCTGCCGGGGTCGGTGCGGGTGACGGCGGACGCGGACCTTGAGGAGCGGCTCGATCTGCTCGCCGGGCAGCTCGCCCGGATCCACGCGGTCGTACCGGTGGAACGGCCGCGTACGTATCAGGCCTGGACCTCGCCCGAGCGGGTCACGACGGCGGGTGGTGCGTTGTGGGAGCGGGCCGTGGACGTGATCCGGCGGGAGCCTCCGGCGTGGGAGGGGTGTTTTCTGCACCGGGACTTCCATCCGGGGAACGTGCTGTTCACGGGTGGGGTCGGGGGTGGGGGCGGGGGCGGAGGTCTCGGGATCAGCGGGGTGGTTGATTGGGTGGAGACCTCTTGGGGGCCTGCGGATCTCGATGTGGCCCACTGTGCGACCGCGTTGGCGCTGTTGTTCGGGGCGGAGTACGGGGTCGGGTTCGGTGAGCGGTACGAAGCGTGGGGTGGGCGTCGGCTGGCTCGGGGGCGGGAGCATTTGTACTGGCGGCTGTTGGACGCGCTCGCGTACGCGCCCGACGCGGAGAAGCTCGCGGGGCCCTGGCGGGAGCTGGGGCGGGGGGATTTGACGCCGGGGGTGTTGGGGGTGCGGCTGGAGGAGTATGTGGGTGGGTTGTGGGAGCGGTACGGGTAG
- a CDS encoding DUF4360 domain-containing protein yields MVRGLLLGGAVAALFASALPAQAESPFEDPPPDKIVINVATVNGSGCPQGTAAVAVSPDNTAFTVTYSDYLAQVGGGAPSTAFRKNCQLNLIVHVPGGFTYAIASVDYRGFASLQRGASGVEKASYYFQGSPDTASRTHTFNGPYEDNWQATDETDWAQLVWAPCGVERNFNINTELRVNRGSSPASSTSFMTMDSTDGDISTIYHLAWKECPSG; encoded by the coding sequence ATGGTTCGTGGTCTCCTCCTGGGCGGCGCTGTCGCCGCCCTCTTCGCCAGTGCGCTGCCCGCGCAGGCCGAGTCCCCCTTCGAGGACCCGCCCCCGGACAAGATCGTCATCAACGTCGCCACGGTGAACGGCTCCGGCTGCCCCCAGGGCACGGCCGCGGTCGCCGTCTCGCCGGACAACACCGCGTTCACCGTGACCTACAGCGACTACCTCGCCCAGGTCGGCGGCGGCGCCCCGTCCACCGCGTTCCGCAAGAACTGCCAGCTCAACCTGATCGTCCATGTGCCCGGCGGCTTCACCTACGCCATCGCCAGCGTCGACTACCGCGGATTCGCCTCGCTCCAGCGTGGCGCGAGCGGTGTGGAGAAGGCCTCGTACTACTTCCAGGGCTCCCCGGACACGGCCTCCAGGACCCACACCTTCAACGGCCCCTACGAGGACAACTGGCAGGCCACGGACGAGACCGACTGGGCCCAACTGGTGTGGGCGCCCTGCGGTGTCGAGCGCAACTTCAACATCAACACCGAGCTGCGGGTCAACCGGGGGTCGTCGCCGGCGAGCAGCACGAGCTTCATGACCATGGACTCGACGGACGGTGACATCAGCACGATCTACCACTTGGCGTGGAAGGAGTGCCCCTCCGGGTGA
- a CDS encoding arsenate reductase family protein, which translates to MEIWINPACSKCRSAITLLDAEGADYTVRRYLEDVPGEDEIRAVLDRLGLEPWDITRTQEAAAKELGLKEWTRDADARDRWIKALAAHPKLIQRPIITADDGTAVVARTDEAVRDALSR; encoded by the coding sequence ATGGAGATCTGGATCAATCCGGCCTGTTCCAAGTGCCGCAGCGCGATCACCCTGCTCGACGCCGAGGGTGCCGACTACACCGTCCGCCGCTATCTGGAGGACGTCCCGGGCGAGGACGAGATCCGCGCCGTACTGGACCGGCTCGGGCTCGAACCGTGGGACATCACCCGCACCCAGGAGGCCGCCGCCAAGGAGTTGGGTCTCAAGGAGTGGACACGGGACGCGGATGCGCGGGACCGCTGGATCAAGGCGCTCGCCGCGCATCCGAAGCTCATCCAGCGGCCGATCATCACCGCGGACGACGGTACGGCGGTGGTGGCGCGCACCGACGAAGCCGTACGGGACGCTCTGTCCAGGTAG
- a CDS encoding RlpA-like double-psi beta-barrel domain-containing protein — translation MSRRRTLGTKKKVALFVTAAAVAGGGAFATAATSNAAQTAAQSTVCQGLATALGNNERFIADQKANPDAQSAARIANREAVIAQIKVQQGASDCVVGESAQGSQAAQPAQPSAPATETGGSAQDPQGDEAAGNAGGAAGTGGAGDTGDAGAGAGEQVCNGSTVTLSGEAGAPAASSDEFPAGTKLRVTNLDNNKSTTVEVTSVSGSCVLLNNAAFEQVREPGKFLIRRALIEKVG, via the coding sequence ATGTCGCGTAGGAGAACGCTCGGCACGAAGAAGAAGGTCGCGCTGTTCGTGACCGCGGCGGCGGTGGCGGGAGGCGGGGCCTTCGCGACGGCGGCCACGTCGAACGCGGCGCAGACCGCGGCCCAGTCCACCGTCTGCCAGGGGCTGGCCACGGCGCTCGGCAACAACGAGCGGTTCATCGCGGACCAGAAGGCGAACCCCGACGCCCAGTCGGCGGCCCGGATCGCCAACCGCGAGGCGGTCATCGCCCAGATCAAGGTCCAACAGGGCGCGTCGGACTGCGTCGTCGGGGAGTCGGCTCAGGGCTCCCAGGCCGCGCAACCCGCACAGCCGTCCGCGCCGGCCACGGAGACCGGGGGGTCGGCTCAGGACCCCCAGGGCGACGAGGCGGCCGGGAACGCGGGCGGCGCCGCGGGCACGGGTGGCGCCGGTGACACGGGCGACGCCGGGGCCGGGGCCGGTGAGCAGGTCTGCAACGGCTCCACCGTCACCCTCTCCGGCGAGGCCGGTGCCCCGGCCGCGTCCAGCGACGAGTTCCCGGCCGGCACGAAGCTGCGGGTGACCAACCTGGACAACAACAAGTCCACGACGGTCGAGGTCACCTCGGTCTCCGGCAGTTGTGTCCTGTTGAACAACGCCGCCTTCGAACAGGTCCGGGAGCCCGGCAAGTTCCTGATCCGCCGCGCGCTGATCGAGAAGGTGGGGTGA
- the glnII gene encoding glutamine synthetase produces the protein MTFKAEYIWIDGTEPTAKLRSKTKILADDAKGAELPIWGFDGSSTNQAEGHSSDRVLQPVFSCPDPIRGGDDILVLCEVLNIDMTPHESNTRAALREVAERFAAQEPIFGIEQEYTFFQDGSPLGFPKGGFPAPQGGYYCGVGADEIFGRDIVEAHLENCLAAGLAISGINAEVMPGQWEFQVGPVSPLDVSDHLWVARWLLYRTAEDYDVAATLDPKPAKGDWNGAGAHTNFSTKAMREGYDAIITACESLGEGSKPLDHVKNYGAGIDDRLTGLHETAPWNEYSYGVSNRGASVRIPWQVEKDGKGYIEDRRPNANVDPYVVTRLIVDTCCTALDKAGQV, from the coding sequence GTGACCTTCAAGGCTGAGTACATCTGGATCGACGGCACCGAGCCGACGGCCAAGCTCCGATCCAAGACTAAGATTCTCGCCGACGACGCCAAGGGTGCGGAGCTTCCGATCTGGGGCTTCGACGGGTCCTCCACGAACCAGGCCGAGGGGCACTCCTCGGACCGCGTGCTGCAGCCGGTCTTCTCCTGCCCGGACCCGATCCGCGGCGGCGACGACATCCTCGTGCTCTGCGAGGTCCTCAACATCGACATGACGCCGCACGAGTCCAACACCCGTGCCGCGCTGCGCGAGGTGGCCGAGAGGTTCGCCGCGCAGGAGCCGATCTTCGGCATCGAGCAGGAGTACACGTTCTTCCAGGACGGCTCCCCGCTCGGCTTCCCCAAGGGCGGCTTCCCGGCCCCCCAGGGCGGCTACTACTGCGGTGTCGGCGCCGACGAGATCTTCGGCCGTGACATCGTCGAGGCCCACCTGGAGAACTGCCTCGCGGCCGGTCTCGCCATCTCCGGCATCAACGCCGAGGTCATGCCCGGCCAGTGGGAGTTCCAGGTCGGCCCGGTCTCCCCGCTGGACGTCTCCGACCACCTGTGGGTGGCCCGCTGGCTGCTCTACCGCACCGCCGAGGACTACGACGTCGCCGCCACCCTCGACCCCAAGCCGGCCAAGGGTGACTGGAACGGCGCCGGCGCGCACACCAACTTCTCCACGAAGGCGATGCGCGAGGGCTACGACGCGATCATCACCGCGTGCGAGTCACTGGGCGAGGGCTCGAAGCCGCTCGACCACGTCAAGAACTACGGCGCCGGCATCGACGACCGCCTGACCGGTCTGCACGAGACCGCCCCGTGGAACGAGTACTCCTACGGTGTCTCCAACCGCGGCGCCTCGGTCCGTATCCCGTGGCAGGTCGAGAAGGACGGCAAGGGCTACATCGAGGACCGCCGCCCGAACGCCAACGTCGACCCGTACGTGGTGACGCGGCTGATCGTCGACACCTGCTGCACCGCGCTCGACAAGGCCGGCCAGGTCTGA
- a CDS encoding DUF6891 domain-containing protein — translation MKIDGGATSATTELAIKVETENRETHARITAERLRELVRRIGDHGDRFLVVQRIPDMPDVFVQVWHERADDGTTGEYQLEHRESRDRFLGAVLTDPERVAEAMTGWARRTDGWDTGVEWTPVEHDAPAEVPELPDDVREQVEERVRELLRCGYDDRARLSETAEEYLVDGDLRPVSAPQARQLVDRLWVERVAEQETWDGVTDPERLTRAFETLRAAHGITARENFTCCRNCGTTEIGAEGPPDAAGFVFFHSQCTEGAAAGHGLALLYGGFDGSAETTAAVGRQVVAALAAEGLSTEWDGDPSTVLTVTPLDWRKRLVG, via the coding sequence ATGAAGATCGACGGGGGCGCCACGAGCGCGACGACGGAACTGGCCATCAAGGTCGAGACGGAGAACCGGGAGACGCACGCCCGGATCACGGCGGAGCGGCTGCGCGAGCTGGTGCGCCGGATCGGGGACCACGGCGACCGTTTCCTGGTCGTCCAGCGGATACCGGACATGCCGGACGTCTTCGTCCAGGTCTGGCACGAGCGCGCCGACGACGGCACGACCGGGGAGTACCAGCTGGAGCACCGTGAGAGCCGCGACCGGTTCCTCGGGGCCGTCCTCACCGACCCCGAGCGGGTCGCCGAGGCCATGACCGGCTGGGCACGGCGGACGGACGGCTGGGACACCGGTGTCGAGTGGACCCCGGTCGAGCACGACGCCCCGGCGGAGGTCCCGGAACTCCCGGACGACGTACGGGAGCAGGTCGAGGAGCGGGTGCGGGAGCTGCTGCGCTGCGGTTACGACGACCGGGCGCGGCTGAGCGAGACCGCCGAGGAGTATCTGGTGGACGGCGACCTGCGGCCCGTCTCCGCCCCGCAGGCCCGGCAGCTGGTCGACCGGCTCTGGGTGGAGCGGGTCGCCGAGCAGGAGACCTGGGACGGGGTCACCGACCCCGAGCGGCTCACCCGGGCCTTCGAGACGCTCCGGGCGGCGCACGGCATCACCGCCCGGGAGAACTTCACCTGCTGCCGCAACTGCGGTACGACCGAGATCGGCGCCGAAGGCCCGCCGGACGCCGCCGGGTTCGTGTTCTTCCACTCGCAGTGCACGGAGGGCGCCGCCGCCGGGCACGGACTGGCACTGCTGTACGGCGGGTTCGACGGCTCCGCCGAGACCACGGCGGCGGTCGGGCGGCAGGTCGTGGCGGCGCTGGCGGCGGAGGGGCTGTCCACGGAATGGGACGGCGATCCCAGCACGGTGCTCACCGTCACCCCCCTGGATTGGCGGAAACGCCTGGTCGGGTGA
- a CDS encoding winged helix-turn-helix domain-containing protein: MANTRSLSTAAPLTSASGSAPVALPSPGASPRNRLRAVGRDEVVDITDFLPPGATWLPAPQHTLPTLPGRPPMIGYLVLVPADQQPPVLPFVIADEKPFDHAVAGAVSASTATVNAPSRSASGSASGSAEVGDELVRVDTVQRTAEVGGRPLDLTYLEFELLAHLVAHPNRVHTRDQLVTTVWGYGHVGDGRTVDVHIARLRRKLGAEFRQAIQTVRRVGYKYTPPLGR, translated from the coding sequence ATGGCGAACACCCGTTCACTGTCGACCGCCGCTCCGCTGACCTCCGCGTCGGGCTCCGCGCCCGTCGCGCTCCCCTCCCCCGGCGCCTCCCCACGGAACCGGCTGCGTGCCGTGGGCCGGGACGAGGTCGTGGACATCACCGACTTCCTGCCGCCGGGGGCGACCTGGCTGCCCGCTCCCCAGCACACCCTGCCCACGCTGCCGGGCCGGCCGCCGATGATCGGCTATCTGGTGCTCGTACCGGCCGACCAGCAGCCGCCGGTGCTGCCGTTCGTGATCGCGGACGAGAAGCCGTTCGACCACGCCGTCGCCGGTGCGGTCTCCGCGTCCACGGCCACGGTCAACGCCCCTTCCCGTTCCGCTTCCGGTTCCGCTTCCGGTTCCGCCGAGGTCGGGGACGAGCTGGTCCGGGTCGACACCGTGCAGCGCACCGCCGAGGTCGGCGGACGGCCGCTGGACCTCACCTATCTGGAGTTCGAGCTCCTCGCCCATCTCGTGGCGCACCCCAACCGGGTGCACACCCGCGACCAGTTGGTCACCACGGTGTGGGGCTACGGGCATGTCGGCGACGGTCGTACGGTCGACGTCCACATCGCCCGGCTGCGCCGCAAGCTCGGCGCGGAGTTCCGCCAGGCGATCCAGACGGTGCGGCGGGTCGGATACAAGTACACGCCGCCGCTGGGCCGTTGA